A window of Oncorhynchus kisutch isolate 150728-3 linkage group LG10, Okis_V2, whole genome shotgun sequence contains these coding sequences:
- the LOC109897415 gene encoding claudin-4-like: MGSAGVQIVCVALGVLGLIGGIVCCAIPRWKVSSFTGQNIVTAQETEEGLWMTCVVQSTGQQQCKNYESLLVLPSDLQASRAMTIISCMVTSLAILILFAGADFTTCVENEDIKPKISLVAGIALLVSGLLLIIPVSWSAHNVISNFYNPLVAQKMELGTCIFIGWAAGVLLILAGGLLMCFSRAKSGSSGGTAKYYGNSSSAPAANKNYV, encoded by the exons atGGGATCTGCTGGGGTACAGATTGTATGTGTGGCCCTTGGGGTCCTGGGCCTGATCGGGGGCATTGTGTGCTGTGCCATCCCTAGGTGGAAAGTGTCATCATTTACAGGACAGAACATCGTAACGGCACAG gaAACTGAAGAGGGCCTGTGGATGACCTGTGTGGTGCAGAGTACTGGCCAGCAGCAGTGTAAGAACTATGAGTCCCTGCTGGTTCTGCCATCTGACCTGCAGGCGTCCCGTGCCATGACCATCATCAGCTgcatggtcacctccctggccatCCTCATCTTGTTCGCCGGCGCCGACTTCACCACCTGCGTGGAGAATGAGGACATCAAGCCCAAGATCAGCCTTGTGGCTGGGATCGCTCTGTTGGTGTCtggcctcctcctcatcatccctGTCAGCTGGTCCGCCCACAACGTCATCAGCAACTTCTACAACCCCCTTGTGGCCCAGAAGATGGAGCTGGGAACCTGTATCTTTATTGGCTGGGCTGCTGGGGTGCTTCTGATTCTGGCCGGAGGCCTGCTCATGTGCTTCAGCAGAGCCAAATCTGGCAGCTCGGGAGGAACCGCCAAGTACTACGGCAACAGCTCTTCAGCCCCCGCTGCCAACAAGAACTACGTCTAG
- the LOC109898724 gene encoding coronin-1A-like — MSRKVVRASKFRHVFGQGVKADQCYDDIRISQMTWDSNFCSVNPKFVAMIVDASGGGAFLVLPLNKTGRIDMSQPTVCGHTGPVLDIEFCPHNDNIIASGSEDCSVMIWEIPEGGLVTPLNDPVVKLEGHSKRVGILSWHPTAHNVLMSAGCDNVVILWNVACGEAMVRIDSVHPDLIYSACWNRDGSQILTSCKDKTIRVLDPRKGTVIAEKEKTHEGSRPVKAVFVSEGKILSTGFSRMSERQVALWDPKSFGEPLTLQELDTSSGVLLPFFDPDTGVVYLCGKGDSSIRYFEVTDEAPYVHYLSMYSSKESQKGMGYMPKRGLEVNKCEIARFYKLHERKCEPIVMTVPRKSDLFQEDLYPDTMGPEPSVEANEWFEGKEGQPILISLKDGFATTTKSKEFKVHKSLLKTTSAAMGHQHGNTGEVHALQKEVKTLKETVEELTKRVSELESKN, encoded by the exons ATGTCCAGGAAGGTAGTCAGGGCCAGTAAGTTCCGTCATGTCTTCGGCCAGGGGGTGAAGGCTGACCAGTGCTATGATGACATCCGCATCTCCCAGATGACCTGGGACAGCAACTTCTGCTCTGTCAACCCCAAGTTCGTGGCCATGATTGTGGATGCCAGCGGAGGAGGGGCCTTCCTAGTGCTGCCTCTGAACAAG ACGGGTCGTATTGACATGTCCCAGCCCACAGTCTGTGGACACACGGGCCCAGTGCTGGATATTGAGTTCTGTCCCCACAACGACAACATCATTGCCAGTGGTTCAGAGGACTGCAGTGTCATG ATTTGGGAAATCCCGGAGGGTGGCCTGGTCACGCCCTTGAACGACCCCGTGGTGAAGCTGGAGGGGCACTCCAAACGCGTGGGCATCCTCAGTTGGCACCCCACTGCCCACAATGTGCTCATGAGTGCAG GCTGTGACAACGTGGTGATCCTGTGGAACGTGGCGTGTGGAGAGGCCATGGTGAGGATCGACTCGGTCCACCCTGATCTCATCTACAGTGCCTGCTGGAACAGGGACGGCTCCCAGatcctcacctcctgtaaggACAAGACCATACGTGTGCTGGACCCCCGCAAGGGCACAGTCATCGCC gagaaggagaagacacACGAAGGCTCCAGGCCTGTCAAGGCTGTGTTTGTGTCCGAAGGGAAGATCCTGAGCACCGGCTTCAGTCGCATGAGTGAGAGACAGGTGGCACTTTGGGACCCG AAGAGCTTTGGGGAGCCACTCACCCTGCAGGAGTTGGACACCAGCAGTGGTGTCCTATTGCCCTTCTTTGACCCTGACACTGGCGTGGTCTACCTCTGTGGCAAG GGTGACAGCAGTATCCGGTACTTTGAGGTGACGGATGAGGCTCCCTATGTTCACTACCTGTCCATGTACAGCAGTAAGGAGAGTCAGAAGGGCATGGGCTACATGCCCAAGAGGGGCCTGGAGGTCAACAAGTGTGAAATCGCCAG GTTTTACAAGCTCCATGAGAGGAAGTGCGAGCCCATTGTCATGACGGTGCCCCGCAAG tctgaCCTGTTTCAGGAGGATTTGTATCCAGACACCATGGGTCCAGAGCCGTCTGTGGAGGCCAATGAGTGGTTTGAAGGCAAAGAGGGCCAACCTATCCTGATCTCCTTGAAGGACGGTTTTGCGACAACCACCAAATccaaagagttcaaagttcacaaAAGTCTTCTGAAGACCACATCAGCAGCCATGGGGCATCAGCACGGTAACACTGGG gaggtACATGCCTTGCAGAAGGAGGTGAAGACTCTGAAGGAAACAGTAGAGGAGCTGACCAAGCGCGTGAGCGAACTGGAGAGCAAGAATTGA